A segment of the Acidobacteriota bacterium genome:
CAAGAGCGGGAAGCGTCCGAGCAGTAGAAGACGGCACGTTGAACCCCCGTCGATGGTCGATGGAGGTGTCGACAGGGGCGCTTGTTCGGGTGTCGGGTAGATCGTGTACCCTTGTGAGTCGAGATGCATCAGTCGGCCTTCCGCGGACGGTGAGGAGATCCAGGAATGACCACGTTTTCACGCATCGTGTCGGTCGTCGCGGCGCTCGGCGTCGTGATCGGGTTGGCGGGTCCGGCGTCGGCGGCCAACGAGGCTGCGGCGACGTACTACAAGGACGTGCTGCCCATCGTCCAGGAGAACTGCCAGACCTGTCACCGTCCGTCGGGCCACAACATCAGCGGTCTGGTAGCTCCCATGTCGTTCATGACCTACGAGGAGACCCGCCCCTGGGCCCGCGCCATCGCCCGCAAGGTCGAGTCGCGCGAGATGCCGCCCTGGTTCGCTTCCGAGCCGAAGGGGGTCTTCGAGAACGAGCGCGGGCTGACCGACGCCGAGATCGACACGATCCTGACCTGGGTCGACGCGGGCGCGCCCGCCGGCGACCGGGCCGCTGCGCCGCCGGCGCCGGTCTGGCCGGAAGACCTGCATGACGGCTGGTCCCACGGCACGCCCGACTTCGTCGTGCGCATGGAAGAGCCGTTCGTGGTGCCGGACGACGCCTTCGACATCAACATCTCGTTCGACGTCCGGATCCCGGAGGACGTGGTGCCGGAGGACGTCTGGGTGCGCGGCTGGGAGCTGCGGACCGGCGCCGAGGGCTCGGGCGTGCATCACATGTGCGCGTTCGTGCGGCCCGAGGACGGCAAGGTCATCACGGGCGCGAACAAGTCGGCGGTGGCCCTGGGCGGCCTGCTGAGCTGCGTGGCGGAGGGCGGCGAGTCGGGTATGCTCCCCGACGGCTACGGCCTGCTGGTCGAGAAGGGGTCGGTCCTCAACTTCAACATGCACTTCAACAAGGAGCCGGGCCCCGGGACGTCGTTCACGAGCCAGGCGGAGGTCGGGTTCTTCGTCGAGGATCGGCCGGTCGCCCACCAGGTGATCACCGATACCCTCGGCAACAACGGGTTCGAAATTCCGCCGAACCACCCCCGCTACCGGGTCGGCATGGCCCGCACGCTCGAGAAGGACATCCTGGTGCTGAACCTGTGGCCGCACGCGCACCTGCGCGCGATCGCGTCCCGCTACACCGCCTACTATCCCGACGGTACGGAGGAGCTGTTGCTCGACGTGCCGCACTACGACCAGGGCTGGCAGGTGACCTACAAGTACCGCGAGCCGAAGCTGCTGCCGAAGGGCACCCGCATCGAGGCGAGCTTCTGGTACGACAGCACGGAGGAGCGTGGGGTGCGGCGCGGCTTCAACGCCGACCGCAGCGTCGGCTTCGGACAGCGAACCAACGACGAGATGGCCCTCGCGTTCCTCAGCTACACCGAGCTCGACGACGCCTCGACGACGAACGATCAGGACTAGACGAGGCTCGCCGACACGCACGGATAGCCGATGTCTTCGACGAAGTCAGGTCTGCTGGTGTGCGGACTCGGCGCGTGCCTGCTGGTTCCGGTTGCCGCCGGGGCCCAGCAGGGCAGTGCCGATTCCGCGCCGGTGGACGTCGTCCGCACGGAGCTCACCCTGAACCTGCGCCCGGTCGCGGTCTCCTTCGAGCCGGGACTCGACGCCGGTGACCCCGTTTATCGGGGGCTGTTGACGGCTAACGATTCCGCGTCGAGCACGCGGGTCCGCGTCGGCGAAATCGAGGCCATGCCGCGGCTGCGCATCGGTACGCTCGACGGTTCGCAGCCCGGCGGCAGCGAGTCGCCGGACCCCGCCACGAAGACCCTGGAACTGTGGCTGGCGCGCACCGCCGGCGGTTGGTCGGTCGACCTGCGGGGGAAACCGGACGCCGACCGGGACGAGACGGGCGACGCTGGGGAAGACGGGCACGAGGCGGGCGCGGACGCCGACGCCGCCGGGCGGGACACGACCGTGCTCGGTCAGGTCGCGCTGGCCCGTGCGGCCGCGGGCATGCAGGAGGCCTTCTCTGCCGCGCTGGTTCCCACCGGGGAGTCCACCGGGCAGTTGGTGTTGCGCTGGCGCGACCACCGCTGGGCGGCCGATTTCCGCTTCGCCGATCCTCCGGAACCCGACGAGGGCGAGGAGGAAGAGGCGCCGGAGCTGGCGGAGGAGAGCGACGAAGCCAACGCGGCTGTCGTCGAGTCGGAGGGGGACGAAACGGAAGGGGAAGAACCGGAGGAGGACGAGGGCCCTCGCGTTGCCAACGAGACGGAATCGCTTCGGTTCGACTCCGACACGAGCGCCGGCGCCCGCTTCCTGCGGCTCTCCGAGAGGCACGAATCGGCCGTCGAGTTGCCGGGCGACGCGCGCCTCGCGGTGCTCTTCTGGCAGGAGCAGAGCGCGGATCTCGAGGACTTCGCCGGGGTCGAGACGCTGGCTGAGGGAGAAGTCGTGAGGTTGACGCGCGCGGCGGTAATTCGGCTCCGGAACGAGACCCCGCTACGTTTCGGCGACGTGACGCTTCCGACCGGCAATCTCGCCCCGGGGTTTGCCGGCTCGTACGGCCTGTGGCTGAAGCGGAGCGGGAGCGGGTGGCGCCTCGTCTTCAACCACGAGGCGGACTCGTGGGGCACGCAGCACGATCCGGCCTTCGACGCCGCCGAGATCGACTTGGCCTATTCGCAGGATGGGCTCGACACCCGCCCGCTCGGCGCCGCTCTCGTGCCGGCAACGGCTGACGCCGGTCGGCTGGTCATTCATTGGGGCGTCCACGAGTGGGCGGCCGACTACACGATCCCGGAGTGACCCGGCCGCGGCAGTCTGTTGCAGCGGAGAGCTCGGAAGTCAGCGCCGCAGGGCTCGGAATTCCAGTGCCGTAGGGAACGGTCCGGGCGCGCCGGACACGACAGCGGACGGTCGAGAAAGCGAGGGTACCGATGGCTGGACGGTTTGTCGTTGCCGGCGTCGGAGCGGCCGTCGTGTTGACGATGCTCGCCCCTTCCCTGGTGTGGGCGCAACCGGCCGCTGACGAGTGGAGAGTCCCCCGAACCCCCGACGGCTACCCGGATCTGCAGGGCGTCTGGGCGAACAACAGTGCGACGCCCTTGGAGCGGCCGGAGGTGTGGGCCGGCCGGTCCCGGTTGACCGACGAGGAGCTCGCGGCGTTCAGGGCGGCCGCGGCCGACGTCACGGCGAGCGGCCTCGACGCCGTCTTCGGCGATCAGTTGGCGCTGGCGGCCTTGGCCGGGATCACCGACGTCGAGTCGTACGATGCGGGGACCGGAAACTACAACCAGTTCTGGCTGGTGGAGCGTGACTTCGACAACCGGACCTCGCTGATTGTCGACCCTCCCGACGGGCGCATTCCGGCGCGGACGCCGGACGCCGAGCGCGTCGGGCGCGGACAGCCCCCGGCGCCCATAGCCGAAAAGGCCGACTCGTGGGTCGACCGGCCGCTGAGCGAGCGCTGCATCACGTTCGGCGTGCCGTCGCTCTTCGCCGGCTACAACAGCTATTACCAGATCTTTCAGAGTCGCGACTACGCGGTGGTCCTGATGGAGATGATCCACGACGCGCGCGTGATTCCGATTGACGGACCGCCGCACCCGAGCAGCCGGATCCGGCAGTTGCACGGCGATTCGCGCGGCCGCTGGGAACGCGACACCCTGGTGGTGGAGACGAAGAACTACTCGCGCCTGGGGGCCTTCTGGGGCGCGTCCGAGGATCTGACTGTTGTGGAGCGATTCACGCGCGTCGGACCGGACACGCTCAACTACGAGGTCACGTTCGAGGACTCCACTACGTGGACTCGTCCCTGGACGGTAATGATTCCGCTCCGACGCAGCGAGGATCCGCTGTTCGAATACGCCTGCCACGAGGGTAACCTCGGCATGGAGGGCATTCTGGCCGGTTACCGGGCGCAGGAGCGCACCGGCGAAGCCAGATAGACGCCGACGCTTGCGACTTCTTCCTTGAATTTCACCGGGTCGAAACCTACAATGCGCGGATGACTCACAGCATGCGGAAGTGCATCCCCAGGATCGGAATCCTGTACGCGGGGCTGGTCCTGGCGGCGTCGGCGGGTTTGCCCGCCGAACTCTCCGCACAGGAGCCGGCTTCGCCGCCGGCGAGCGCCGGCGCGCCGGCGGCAGCCGAGGTGCCGGCCGGTGCGACCGACAGCCGGCAGTTGCTCAACCGCTACTGCGTGACCTGCCACAACGACAGGCTCGAGACAGCGGGTCTCACCCTGCAGGAACTCGATACGCTGCACGTCGCCGAGGGTGCCGAGACGTGGGAAAAGGTGGTGCAGAAGCTGCGCACCGGCACCATGCCGCCGTCCAATCGGCCGCAGCCGCCCGCCGAGGCCCGTCAGGCGATGCTCGAGTGGCTGGAGACGTCGCTCGATGCCGCGTCGGAGGCGAATCCGAATCCGGGTCGGACGGAGACGCTCCGGCGTCTCAATCGCACCGAGTATCAGAACTCCATCCGCGATCTGCTGGCGCTGGACATCGACGCCACCACGCTGCTGCTGCCGGACGAGAGCGGATACGGTTTCGACAACGTGACGGTGGGGAATCTCTCGCCGGCGCTTCTGGACCGCTACATCTCCGCGGCGCGCAAGATCAGCCGGCTGGCCGTCGGCGCGCAGCAGGAATCCGTCGAGAGCGCCGTGATCCGCGTGCCTCCGGACACCACGCAGGAAGCGCACGTGCCGGGGCTGCCGATCGGCACGCGGGGCGGCGTGGTCGTGTCGCACACCTTCCCGCAGGACGGACAGTACGACATACAGGTGCTCCTCGCCCGCAATCGCAGCGGCAACATCGGCGGCCTGCGCGATCCGCGGTCGCACGAGCTGCAGTTCCTGCTCGACCGCATGCCGATAGCGAGCTTCACGATCGCGCGGCCGGAAGGCAACGACGACACGCTGCTGGATCGGAACCTGAAGGTACGCGTGCCCGTCGCCGCCGGTCCGCACCAGCTCGGCGTGACGTTCGCGCGGGACGGAGACTCGGTGCCCGAGACCGAGCGCCAGCCCCTGCAGTCGCACTTCAACGAGACCCGGCATCCCCGGCAGACGCCCGCCGTCTACCAGGTGACGGTGACCGGACCGTACGCGCCGCAGGGCGCGACCGAGACGCCGAGCCGCAACCGCATCTTCGTCTGCCGGCCGGATGGGTCGGCCGACGAAGAACCGTGCGCGCGGGAGATCCTCTCGACCCTGATGCGCCGCGCCTACCGCCGGCCCGTTTCCGTGGAGGACCTCGAAGGGCCGCTGGCCTTCTACCGCGAAGGGCGCGCGGCGGGCGACTTCGACAGCGGTATCGAGAAAGCGCTCGGCGCGGTCCTCATCAATCCGGAGTTCCTCTTCCGCGTGGAGCTGGATCCGCTGGACATCGCCGGCGGCGCGTACCCGATAGGCGATCTCGAGCTGGCGTCCCGCCTGTCGTTTTTCCTGTGGAGCAGCGTCCCGGACGACGAGCTCCTCGATGCCGCGGTTCGCGGCGAGTTGAGCAATCCCGACGAGTTGGAGCGGCAGACCCGCCGGATGCTGGCCGATCCGCGCTCCTACAACCTCGCGAGCAACTTCGCGGGACAGTGGCTGCAACTCCGCAACCTGGTCTCCGTCAGCCCGAACCCGCGCCTGTTCACGGACTTCGACGACAACCTGCGCCGGGCGATGCGGGAGGAGACGGAGCGCTTCTTCGACAGCGTGCTGCGCGAGGACCGCGGCGTGGCGGAGCTGCTCGACGCGGACTACACGTTCCTCAACGAGCGGCTCGCCAAGCACTACGGCATTCCCGGCGTGTACGGGACGCGCTTCCGCCGCGTGCAGCTCGATCCGGAGAGCCGGCGCGGCGGGCTGCTGCGGCACGGCAGCATCCTGTCGGTGACCTCTTACGCAACGCGCACCTCGCCGGTGATCCGCGGCGTGTGGGTGCTGTCGAACATCTTCGGTGCGCCGCCTCCGCCGCCGCTGCCGAACGTGCCGGCGCTCGAAGAGAACGAGGTCGTCGCCAACCTGCCGATGCGGGAGCGGCTCGCCGCACACCGCAGCAACCCGGTCTGCGCGAACTGTCACCGCACCATCGATCCGGTCGGTTTCGCGCTCGAGAATTTCGACGCCGTCGGCCGCTGGCGCGATCACGAGGGCGACACCGCGTCCATCGACGTCTCCGGGGGCCTGCCCCTGGTGGGTGAGTTCAACGGGATCGACGGCCTGGAAGCGGGACTGCTGACCCGCACCGACCTGTTCGCCGGCACGATTGCCGAGAAGCTGCTCACGTTCGCGCTCGGGCGCGGCGTCGAGTACTACGACCAGCCGACCATTCGCCGGATCCTGCGCGCCACCGAGCAGGACGGTTACCGCCTGTCGTCGCTCGTAGTGGAAATCGTCAAGAGCGTTCCATTCCAGATGAGGAGATCGTCATGATCATCACGAAGAAGGCCCTCCCGCGGCGTACTTTCCTGCGCGGGCTGCAGGCCACCCTGGCGTTGCCGCTGCTCGACGCGATGGTGCCCGCGGCGACCGCGCTGGCCAACACGCCGGCCCGTCCGGTGTCGAGGCTCGGCTTCGTGTTCATCCCGATGGGATGCGACCACGGGCGCTGGACGCCGGCCGAGGACGGGCCCCTGGGGCAGTTGACCCCGATACTGAGTCCGCTCGAGCCGGTCAAGGAGCAGTTGACGGTCGTCACCAACCTTGAGCTGCAGCTCTCGTATCCGGGGACGCACGACACGTCGAACTCCGGATTCCTCAGCGCGGCCTACGCCAAGCACACCGAGAGCTCCGACTATCACCTGGGGACGACGGTCGACCAGATCGCGGCGAAGAAGATCGGGCGGGACACGCAGCTTCCCTCGCTGGAGCTGTCGATGGACCTGAACCCGCTCGCCGGGGTGTGCAACAACGGCTACGCCTGCGTCTACCAGAACTGCCTGTCGTGGTCGTCGCCGACCACGCCGCTGCCGTCCGAGGCGCATCCGCGCATCGTCTTCGAGCGCCTGTTCGGCGAGGGCGGCACGGCCGCCGAGCGGCAGGCGGCACTCCGGAGCCGAGGCAGCCTGCTCGATTCGTTCAGCGCCGACATCGCGCGCCTGAAGCGCGAGGTGGGGGCGGCCGACCGCGTGCGCGTCGACCAGTACATCGACAGCGTCCGCGAGATCGAGCGGCAGATCCAGCGGGCGGAGAACAGCGCCATCGACAACGAGATGCCTGACGTGGATCGCCCCGTCGGGGTTCCTGCCTCGTTCGCGGATCACGCGCGGCTCATGTTCGACCTGCAGGCGCTCGCTTTCCAGGCGGACATCACGCGTGTAGTCAGTTTCCAGCTCACCCGCGAGCTGAGCAACCGCACGTATCCCGAGATTGGGGTGCCGGACCCGCACCACCCGACCAGCCACCACGGGAACGATCCGGAGAAGCTGCTGAAGATCTCCATGATCAACACGTTCCACCTGTCGCTGTTCGCCGAGTTCCTCGAGAAGCTGAAGAACACGCCGGACGGGGACGGGTCGCTGCTCGACAACACCGTCTACATGTATGGCAGCGGGATGGGCAACTCCAGTCTGCACGACCACGAGAACCTGCCGATCCTGGTGACCGGCGGTGCCGCGTGCGGCATGAACGGCGGGCAGCACATCCGCTACGACAAGGGTGTCTCGCTAGGCAACCTGCATCTGACGCTGCTCGACCGGGTGGGCGTGCACCTGGATTCGTTCGGCGACGGCGACGGCCGGATCGAGAGGCTGGTCGACGCGGTGCCGGTCTAGCGGTGGTTCGGTCACCTGGAAGTGACGGGAGACGACACATGGATTGGCGACGACTGATCGCTGGACTCTCCGTCCTGACGCTCGCCGCGGCCGGTGCGGCCACGGCGGCGGAGGAGACCACCCTCGCAGACGCGGCCGAGCAGGGGCAGGGCAAGATCGTCCGCACCCTGCTCGCCGACGGCGCGGACGTGAACGCCCCGCAGGTCGACGGAACGACCGCCCTGCACTGGGCGGCCTACCACGACGACCTCGATACGGCCCGGCTGCTGCTCGAGGCGGGCGCCGACGCCAACGCGGTGAACCGCTACGGCGTGCCGGCGCTGTCGCTGGTTGCCACCAACGGCAACGCCGACTTCGTGCGTCTCCTGCTCGACGCAGGGGCCGACCCGAACGTGGCGCTGCTGGGCGGAGAGACGGTGCTGATGACCGCGGCGCGCACCGGAAGCCTCGCCGCGGTGAAGGCGCTGCTGTCCGCGGGCGCCGACCCGGATGCTCGCGAGCGGCGGGAGCAGACCGCGCTGATGTGGGCTGCCTCGGAGGGGCACCTGGGCATCGTCAATGCCCTGCTCGACGCGGGCGGGGATGTGCACGCGTCTCTGAGGTCCGGGTTCACACCGCTGTTCTTCGCGGTGCGCGAGGGCAACATCGACGTCGTGCACCGGCTCCTCGAGGCAGGAGTGGATGTGAACGCGGTCCTCGAACGCGTGAAGGACGGTCCTGACGCTGCGGTCAACAACGCCAGCTACCGGCCGATCGACGACGGCATGAGCCCGCTGCTCTTTGCGGTCCGCAATGGCCACTTCGAGCTCGCGGTCGACTTGATCGAGGCCGGCGCCGACCCGAACGACCAGCGCAGCG
Coding sequences within it:
- a CDS encoding DUF2911 domain-containing protein, producing the protein MSSTKSGLLVCGLGACLLVPVAAGAQQGSADSAPVDVVRTELTLNLRPVAVSFEPGLDAGDPVYRGLLTANDSASSTRVRVGEIEAMPRLRIGTLDGSQPGGSESPDPATKTLELWLARTAGGWSVDLRGKPDADRDETGDAGEDGHEAGADADAAGRDTTVLGQVALARAAAGMQEAFSAALVPTGESTGQLVLRWRDHRWAADFRFADPPEPDEGEEEEAPELAEESDEANAAVVESEGDETEGEEPEEDEGPRVANETESLRFDSDTSAGARFLRLSERHESAVELPGDARLAVLFWQEQSADLEDFAGVETLAEGEVVRLTRAAVIRLRNETPLRFGDVTLPTGNLAPGFAGSYGLWLKRSGSGWRLVFNHEADSWGTQHDPAFDAAEIDLAYSQDGLDTRPLGAALVPATADAGRLVIHWGVHEWAADYTIPE
- a CDS encoding DUF1592 domain-containing protein, with product MRKCIPRIGILYAGLVLAASAGLPAELSAQEPASPPASAGAPAAAEVPAGATDSRQLLNRYCVTCHNDRLETAGLTLQELDTLHVAEGAETWEKVVQKLRTGTMPPSNRPQPPAEARQAMLEWLETSLDAASEANPNPGRTETLRRLNRTEYQNSIRDLLALDIDATTLLLPDESGYGFDNVTVGNLSPALLDRYISAARKISRLAVGAQQESVESAVIRVPPDTTQEAHVPGLPIGTRGGVVVSHTFPQDGQYDIQVLLARNRSGNIGGLRDPRSHELQFLLDRMPIASFTIARPEGNDDTLLDRNLKVRVPVAAGPHQLGVTFARDGDSVPETERQPLQSHFNETRHPRQTPAVYQVTVTGPYAPQGATETPSRNRIFVCRPDGSADEEPCAREILSTLMRRAYRRPVSVEDLEGPLAFYREGRAAGDFDSGIEKALGAVLINPEFLFRVELDPLDIAGGAYPIGDLELASRLSFFLWSSVPDDELLDAAVRGELSNPDELERQTRRMLADPRSYNLASNFAGQWLQLRNLVSVSPNPRLFTDFDDNLRRAMREETERFFDSVLREDRGVAELLDADYTFLNERLAKHYGIPGVYGTRFRRVQLDPESRRGGLLRHGSILSVTSYATRTSPVIRGVWVLSNIFGAPPPPPLPNVPALEENEVVANLPMRERLAAHRSNPVCANCHRTIDPVGFALENFDAVGRWRDHEGDTASIDVSGGLPLVGEFNGIDGLEAGLLTRTDLFAGTIAEKLLTFALGRGVEYYDQPTIRRILRATEQDGYRLSSLVVEIVKSVPFQMRRSS
- a CDS encoding DUF1552 domain-containing protein; this translates as MIITKKALPRRTFLRGLQATLALPLLDAMVPAATALANTPARPVSRLGFVFIPMGCDHGRWTPAEDGPLGQLTPILSPLEPVKEQLTVVTNLELQLSYPGTHDTSNSGFLSAAYAKHTESSDYHLGTTVDQIAAKKIGRDTQLPSLELSMDLNPLAGVCNNGYACVYQNCLSWSSPTTPLPSEAHPRIVFERLFGEGGTAAERQAALRSRGSLLDSFSADIARLKREVGAADRVRVDQYIDSVREIERQIQRAENSAIDNEMPDVDRPVGVPASFADHARLMFDLQALAFQADITRVVSFQLTRELSNRTYPEIGVPDPHHPTSHHGNDPEKLLKISMINTFHLSLFAEFLEKLKNTPDGDGSLLDNTVYMYGSGMGNSSLHDHENLPILVTGGAACGMNGGQHIRYDKGVSLGNLHLTLLDRVGVHLDSFGDGDGRIERLVDAVPV